The genomic interval ACCGTCTCCATCTTCAAAGGAGGGTCACGGCAGGAAGGACACGAACACGTGTGTCCTATCTTCAGAGTTAAACAAAAATGTGTGTGGTGTTCGCATGAACAGAAAGGAAGTCTACTTCTCCTAAGTAAAGCCAGACCCGCAGTTGTGCCCGGCCACGGCCTGCAGAGGGGCAAGGTCCCGCAGGCCCTCCCTGGGCTCACGTACCCCGAGACTGTCTCTTGCGACTGTGGAGCTCAAAATCCATGTCATGAATTGTTTACtatggggggaagaaaagaatcaCTGGAATCAGCCCTTGGGCTTGCCTTCTAATCTTACCTTGACGGGGGACACAGATAACCCTTCTCCTAAACGATGAACCCTTATTAAACAACAGCTTTCAACTCTAAAATGAATTCCCTCCAATCCTCTGGGCCGAGCCTTCTCCTACTAAAACCTATAAAAGAGGAGAAACTGCTGGGCCTCCTCAGAGGCAAATGCCCCCGCTCCAAGCCAGCCGCCGCTCGGGGAGGGGCGGACACCTCGGCAGGAAAGGGAGAACAGCCTCCCTGATCTGTGCAACTCCAGGCCTCCCGTTCAAGTCCTGCCACGACAGGGCGGGTGACAGATGTCGTCTGTGGTTCAAAGAGCGTCTTGGGACTGAACACTGATAGAAGGCAGCCCGAGCACTTTAGGCCGTCAGCTGACAGGACTGCAGCCGGTGAGCAAAGGCTCCGTCCCCGCTGCTGGCTTATGCCGTGGGTGGATCAAGTGGCCCAGTGGATCCCACACCCGCGGGAAGGTGGGGTCGGGGGGCCAAGACGGAGCACGGCAGCCCACAGGCTCCTGGCAACGGATGTGACAGGGATGAGCCCGGACGTGCGTGGCCTGAATGCTACATCACCGCGGAGGGATGTTTCCTCTCCTTTAGGAAGAGCTATTAACCTTTCAGATGACAGCCCTGGGATGGGAGTGACGAAACGATTTCTGAGGCCAGCAAGGATCTCTGTTCTCAAAACCTGACATCGACGTGCAAAAGTTGTGGCTGAATCCTGGTGTCCCTGAGTGGAAGACTAAATGCATGTGACAGATCTTCTGCCATCAAAATGCCCCATTTCCCAGAGTATCTGTCACAGATTGATAACATCCACGCAAAAAGTTAAGTACAATTATGACTGTCACTAAGAAACATACTTCGGAACCTGTGACTGACAACTTGCTGGAAGCTGACAAATTACCGGAAGGTTCCTGAACAACTCAGAGCAGCGCCACGCGCACCTTATAAGGGAGGCTCAGCCCCCGCGGACACGGGCAGAGGCTCCCAGGAGGCTGCGCCCTGTGTCTCTGGGAGGGAAGATGACATTTTCTCCTGGGGGGACAGTGTCGGGGAAGGGTCACCGGAGGAGCCCATGGCCTGAGGTCTGGGGGGCAGAGTTCAGGGGGCCGCTTCTCCCTCAGGACCCCAGGCCAGCGGGAAGGGCAGAGTGGCGCTGCCGGAGCCATGGGGCCCCGCCCAGGCCTTGTCCACAGAGCCGTGAGGTGCCCGGACATCCCAGCACTCTGGGGTGCAGGACTGCTGGCTTCAGCTGGACACAGCGAGCTCCTGCCCGCCCACGCTGGGAAGGAGCCACGGGCTGCAGCGCGTGGGCCTCTGTGCCTCCATCTCGGGAGGGTGCCACGGTGGCCACCCTGCAGGCCCTGAGCTCCGTCCTGCGGCCCTAACGTGCAGGTCTGCTGAATCTGTATTTCTGAGGGTGGGGCTAGGGAATATGATGCATTTCAAGAACCACTGAAGGTCTGAAAACCCAAACGCTGTTTGAATACTACCAGCAGTTGGGTGCACATGACCCCGCAAGCCGGCTTCTTCAATGCCACGGGGTTTTTTTACCCTTGGGAAGTtctccttattaatttttaaaaatgttaagccCAAACCTACCTCCTTACAACTTCATCCCACCTGATCTAATTTTGCCTTCAGGGGCTCCCAATAGCCCAGCCCCACCTGGAAGCACTTCTACTTTCCCTTCTACACGGTGACCATTTAGACATCTGAAGCCAGCTGCCTCGCCTTGACTCAGATCAAAACTCAGCGATGCCTCACACTCAGGCTCAATGCTCGAGCCGGGTAACTTTGACAAGGTGGTGCATGGCAGTGGACGCGACCCTCCTGATGTCCTGACAGGCGCAGGACACCGGGTCAGGGGGCGTGCCCCACTGTGCCCGCCAGGCTGCACTGGAGGCACCCAAGCTCGTACCCAGCCTGGCTACTTCACACGGACCGCTGCTAAGCCACATCTCCTCAATTTGGTGCCCGAGCAGTTGACTTTTTGAACCTTGGGGGGCCCTGTCCATTTTCGCCCATCGCCTTTCATCCCCCGGTAGCGGCAGGGTGTTCTGGCTGTAGAGGAGATGCGGAGTATTGATTCTGTCACTCAGCACATCAGCCCTCCCTAATGACTCTGTGTCATCCGCACGTTTGATATGCATGCCTCTGATGTCTTTATCAAGCCACGGGTCCTGCTGTTCAGCAAGCCGGGGGGCAGCAGCCCACCAGGGCCCCTCGTGGGAAGGCACAGAACCGTTCACTCAGCCACACTCTGGGGCTACTGTTACTCCATCAACCGCGAGTCCACCTGCCTCCCTGAGCTTTTCCGGACCTCGGTTCCAGCAGAAGCTGAACCTTCTCTTCCCCGCAGAAACATATGTGAGAGCCGGTGTGTGGGAGaggagcgggggctgctctggcTGAAGGGGGAAGGTGCTTCCTCTGTCTGCATGTGCCCCAAGGAGGCAGCAAAGAAGCAATCTGAAAAGCCCAAATCCAGGGACCCTGACGCTTGCTCACACACACCAGGCCGACTTGCAAAGCTGAGGCCAGCCCGGGAGAGAGGTGGGGACGTGGGATCACGCCCGATGCCCAAGGCCAGGCCCACCCTGCTGACCAACGTGTGTGAAGCAGACGGCACAGGACGGGGCAGCGCTGGGGCCCAGGGGGAAAATGGAGGCTCCAGGCCCCCGGAAGAAGTGGCGGGCCCTTCTTCACGTGGGAAAAACTGTCAAGAAATGAGCACAGAGACGTGTGTGTGATGAAGGCTCGCTGGGCGAGGAAGAGGAGCTCTGCCAACACATCTTGTCCTGCCTTTGGCCGTGAACTTCGACCACTGTGTCCCATTCACTGGATACAGCCAAGGGGACTGCCCATCCTGCAAGGACAACGCCACATCTGGCCCCGCGACTAGCATTCTCTGCGGTAACAGGGAGGAAACAGGCAGGAGGTGCTCGATCCGAGGGGCAGTACCGGCCTCTGGAAAGGGAAGGCGGCTCTGCCAGGACCACGAGGGCCTCAGGTGATGACCCATCAACAGAAACTCCACCAGCTGCCCCTTTTGTCTGACACAAGCTGGGGATGACAGCTCTCCAAAAACTGACAGGAAATTCTTTGATATACGAGTGACAACGAAAGAAATGTAGGCAGCGAGCACATTTTTAGCTTTTCAGACATAAGCTCCGGCTCAAGAAGGCAACAAGGTCGGCTACTGGCCCTCCCtgactcccttccttcccccggGGGATTGGCTGGGAAAACGGCCCGCTGCCCGCGGGGGAACCGGCCTGCCTGTCCTCCAGGCTCCTCCAAATCTGGTCAGTAGAGGGCGCTGCATCACCGCACTCTCTCTCCAGCCTGGGCTTTGCAACTTGATCCCTGGGTCCACACAAAGACCACAGCTGAGGTATTTCTTATGCTTGTGGTTTAATAGTacaggagaaagaagcagaaaaaacaaacttGCTACTTTATGATATGATATCACCTATGTAAAAAGTACACAGAAAAATGACTTGAAGTAAATATAGCCAAAGGTTATGAGCCTTTGCTTACTGGAGatggaattcatttttttcattattttctatactCTGTCAGTTTTCTACAAGCTTGTATTCCTCTCATAATCAGAAAAACCTGAGGAGTCTTCAGGGACTCAGGCGCTGTCTgtgggtgggagtggagaggcTGCAGCCCAGGGTCTGAGGCTGTTGGAGAAGCATTTGTTGCAAAACTGAATATATGCCTGCACCTGGGCTGAGCTCTGGGAAATAAAAGGCActagacacagtccctgcctttaAGGAGTTTACAACATGAGTGAAGGTATAACGGCTGAGAAGCGCTCTGAGGGGAGAGCCTGGCACGGGCACAGGGCACTGAGGGAAGGCCTCCTGGGAGAGGCGCCATTTGCGCTGACATCTGAGGTAGGGGATGGGAGACAAACCTGATGAACAGGTGTCCacatgagcaaaggcacagaagcacaaaacaggaaggggaaaaagaggcTATTGGTTCAAAGTCTGAGGCATGGGGACAAGAGAGAGAGGACCAGTCCTGGGATCCAGACCTGGAGGCCTCCATCCTACAGGCCCACTGCAGACCCCCAACGGAAACAAAAGCCTCAGCCACAGCTCACCACCAGAGAGGAAGCTGTTAGGTTCCTCTGCTGGACAGATTACAGGGGTCTGAAGCCTCACGGAATAACATACTCATCATTTCATAAATCTTCagtggaaaatttgaaaaatcagcATTTCGTTTCTTATCAAAGATGCACAAtaggagaacaaaacaaaaactgaagaacATAAAAAAAACCCCTGATGAATCGGGGGCTCATGCAGGTGTACAGGCCACCTGTAAATTACTGCACAGTGAGAGAGGAGAGGTTGGGACAGATAAGTGGTTTTTACTGAGAAGCATTAATGTAACATTCAATTATCCTACTGCATACTGGCTGACTTAACTCAGTCAAAttagaatacattttatattgaCTATTTTGACATTTGCTTTGTCAAGTAAAACAAAACTGATCCAATTTCCTTGCAGCCACTGTAAACCATAAACTGTACAACAAGaggttataaaatacataagcctCACAAGGCTTGTTCCCACGCACTAGCTCCAGTTCTGTGTGGCTCTCTGTGGCCTGTGTTCTCGGGTCCCCCGGCTTCagttcctagagcccgtgcgcccaCGCTGACCGGCTAGCTTCTGGGGAGATCGCTCTTCCTGCCTTAACTGGAGAAGCAGAGCTCTTCCTTTATCTCACAGAAAATTAAAACCTGCCCTGAGGTGGTGCCTATTTCTAGGCCCTTCCAGATCATATCATGTCAACAGGGAGCAGCTGGAACCTCTCCAAGGCGACGGGCCCGAGCTGACCCTGAGCGCACGTGACGGGAATCGCAGCCTTGACGGTGCCCTGGGCGGTGAGAAAGGGACTCCAAAGTGCCGAACTGAGCTGTGCGAGCCTCGGACTCCTAAACCAAAGACGCGCAACTCTGGGAAGCTCATCAGCTAGTCACATCTCTTCACACCAAAGTGAAACTGAAAACTGTCAATACTCCTCAAGTTTCAGGCGATGGCAGGGGTAGGTTCGATTAAGTACCGCTCTTGGTTTGTGAAACTGTCCAGAGGGAGAAAGGCCAGACTGTCTTCTGGAGGACACCCCGAAGGACAGGCCCCGAGCTGCCGGCTCACGACTGCGCGTTCGTCCGAGGCAGCGGGAAGCCCAGCAGAGGAACGGGGCGCAGGGGACCGCCTCTACCACCCTCTCCCCTGACTCCCGGGGGCAGGGTGTGGACcgtggggcgtggggagggggaagcaccCAGTAATGGTTTTGTCCTGTTCCTGGCCGATTTTGCTCACCTCGAACTGCCCACGTGGAAGCTCTGAGAGCCGTCCTCATTTATGTTACACGTCCAGCTCCAAATGGCACCACCTCACCACCACTTCGTActggttttatttacttttgcaatTCCTTTCTCAAGCTTAGTCTATCATTGCTGTTTGTTCCCTGTCCTCAAATAATTTACCGCTAATGACGCAGAGGCTTTTGATGGGACAGAAGGTGTTGAGAACACTACTGCCTCTGCTCCAACGGAAATCAGGTAAAATCAGGTGCAGAGACCAGTTTGCTCACCCAAGTTTCTCTGTGGAAACAACTATTAAAACTAACAGCCCCTGAAAAACTTCTCGCTATTCTCTCCTACCCAAAGTACCTATCTCTTAGTTTGTAGCTCTTTGGGAACAGGAACAATatggaaatgaacaaaattaCTTACCAACCCTCCTGGAGCTGAAAGAGTTGCTGGCCAAGGCAGAGCAGGAATTCCACCTTTTACGGCCAGCACGCCCAGCAGCGAGGCTACAAGTCATGTGTCTGTGTGCGACTCTGAGCTCTTTAGAATAACAAGCCCATTTTAAGTTGCATATTCTGCATTTTAGAAGCCTGCAGAATAGGCGCAATGGAATACAGAATGGCTTTTACGTTCATGTAACACAAAGATTTCTAACTGGCTTTGTAAAATCTCCCCTAAAGGTACATCGCTTCTGCAACGTTTCCGCAGATACCAAGTGGAGGGGTTCTAAGCTGTTACGCAGTGGGACCCAAGACCACATGACTCTGTGACATGCATAACAGAACAAGACGCCACGGATGGGGCCTCACCTGGGAAGGCTGGGTGCTGGGGTGGAAGCAGCCGATGACTGGGAAGGCGTCGTGGGTTGAGATGAGTCATGACTTCTTGGTACTCTGCCCATTCGATACCAGATCCCCATGCTGTTCAACTCCCTTTAGCAGAAAAGAGAAATCTTCATGGCACCGTTCAACATAAAATTACCTGAGCCACAAAGCAAACCAACTCATTTAAGAGGATCACAGCCTCAGACGCCAGGGAATCGATTCTCACCCACGAAGGTGGGTTACATCAcctccctctgtgctctgggcatCACAGTTCAAAGCCTAACGTGATGGCAACCGTCCCCACTCAGCAGGCCCGTCTGACATGGCCATCTTCTTCCCCCGCCCCTGGGCCTGCCTTCCTACTATATGCTATCAACATTTTCCTTGGTTCTCGGTCTGCAAAATTCTTTGTATTCCGCCATTTCATCGTGGGTATTTGTGGGATCATCTGCTTCAAGTTCTCTGTGTGGTTAGCGCGAGACAGATAGGGCACTGGGCTGACACGTGTGCCTGGCGTTTAGCTATGGGGAgaaccagccccacccagctCCATGCCgggccgcccccctccccctgacccccacccccaggacaaAGCTCCTCACTGCCTGGTGTCACCTGCAGTCAGCCTCATTCTCAGGGTCAGTCTGTGAGACATCTTCACAGAGCCCGAGGCACGTGCCCCATGAACCACCACAACTAAGGGTGGTAACAACAGGGCCCGACGGGTGCCACGTCAGGGTTCCTGTTACTTGATCTGCACACACCCCCGCAGCCTGGCCCCATGCCCCACGGTCACAAGTGTTTACGAGACAGGCATACTCGCAGGAACTGTAACAGGATTATTTTAGACACACCAACGTCCAACTGCTCAGCTGCCCCACCCACAGAACTACACATTGGGATGGAGAGGAAGATCATCCCTCcaaaaaatgagaacagattTGTTCAGGGGATTCTTCTGGTAGCCTCTCAGTACACCGCGGAACTACTCTGAACCACAGCCGTGTCTTATCAGATGGTTGATTCCAATCAGCTGCACTGATTTTGCCACCTCTCGGTATCAGGCCACAGTCAGGCCTTGGAGGAGCTGTTCCCAGTCTGACAACCCCAGACCTTTGCAAAGTAACCTGTGGAACTGTgcccatttttaagaaaaagtgacAGAGCTCTAAACACTGAATTGTCtctctttccttaaaaataacactggagggcttccctggtggcgcagtggttgagagtccgcctgccgatgcaggggacacggattcgtgccccggtccgggaggatcccacatgccgcggagcggctgggcccgtgagccatggccgctgagcctgcgcgtccggagcctgtgctctgcaatgggagaggccacaacagtgagaggcccgcgtaccgcaaaacaaacaaacaaacaaacaaaacactggtATTGTCTTCCTCTGGAAAAGAATTTTTGCCCcaagatgaaacaaaaatatactttatttagcAATCTTTTCAAAATGATGTAAAAAAAGGATTCTAGTTTTGATTACCAAGACATATATGGTAAAAATCTATCCTTTAGAATTGTTTAAATTGGTTAAAAATTGAATCTTTTAAAGTAGCATAGTGTgtaattttaaagaactgaataCACATAGCAACTGAATGTACATAATACGTGTAGTAATTATTAAATTGTTGGTTTCTACTATTTGTATGTAAATGGCTGTTTCTAAGATACCTGAATTATGGTTATTTTCTTACCTATTTTCTACTTCCATGATCCTGTTTCCATAATGACTTTAAACCATGTTGCAAAACAGGATTTTTGAGTGTGTAGAAAGGGTATGATTATagagtcctttttaaaaataattaaccaattaattaatttatggctgcgttgggtcttcgttgctgcgcgcaggctttctctagttgcggcgagcaggggctactcttcgttgttgtgcgcaggcttctcattgcagtggcttctcttgttgcagagcacgggctctaggcgcacgggcttcagcagttgtggctcggaggctctaaagcgcaggttcagtagttgtggcgcacgggcttagttgctccgcggcatgtgggatcttcctggaccagggcttgaacccgtgtcccctgcatcggcaggcggattcttaaccactgagccaccagggaagcctgagtcCTTCCTAAGGACCACAAAATCTTGAGACAGAGGATCAGATTCCATAGCTGAAGAGTCCAAACAAGCTATCGTGCACCAAGATGAAAATAACCTCTATTTCTGTGACACCCGCTCCCCACGTGCTCCAAGCAAACACcgcagctctctctctctctctctctatcaccCAGTCCGTGAGCAGCCTTCAAGGAAAGGCCGTGGCTTTTCGAGTAAAGAGGAGGATCTGGGCTCAAATGAGTAAGATCCAGGAGGCCGACCTCAAAAGCCAAGTAGGAGAACGCATCCATGATGTAGGGACCCACAGGGATAAGCAAGAAGATTGCAAATCCGGCCAGGGAGAGGCACATGGCCAAGAGGCCAAAAACCCTCAACCACACTATTAATTTGAGAGACCCGAATTTCAGCTGACTGAGTATAATGGGTGAACATCTATTATCTTTTGGACATCCAGCATCCCTTCATCCCTCTTCTGACTCTTTACCTTCCCTCTGTATTCGGGGAGCAGCCACCCCTCATTCCAAGTGCCTGAGTTCCAATGGAGCTGACCCCACTTTCAGCTCAGACTTGGTCAATCAGAGATTGACACTTTCCTGGTAGCAGCGACGGGCTCGAGTGCACGTGACCCCAGTGAGATCAATCAAGACCAAGGCGAATGAATTCTAGAACTTCTGAATACTGGTCAGGAGCATGGTGTCCTGAACCAGCGGCCTCCCAGGTAGGAAGGGCAGCAAGGAGAGCTACGGCCAGAGGCTGATGAGAGGCAGACGGCTGAGCCCACGGGTCACACAGAAGGTCTCAGGACCCGGTCCCCAGGGGTGACCTGAGCCCTCTCGGCAGACAGCAGCGATGAGACTGGGGTTGTTGAGACTTACCCAATGAACGTGTACTGAGGAGGGGCCTGCTTGGTCCGGCCCATGATCCGAATGTCACAAATGGCAGCTTCGGTTGAATCCCGTGGGATGAATTTAATGCACAGCCTCTTCTTCCTAAAAGCCACTTCCTCTGAAGGAAAGGACAAGAAAAGGGATGAGTCTTCCAGAGGTGCCCACGTCTCCGTTTTCAACACCACGTCTCCTGTCACGTGCCCTTCCCGGCGGTGGAAGTGACCAGCCATCCAAGTCGCCCGAAAGAAGGGCTGGACGCAGGGCTGCAGTGGACAGGCCCAGTCATCCTGTTCTGCATTCGGGGTGTGACCCCCGACAACCCCTGCCGAGAAGGGGCCCACAGGGCGCACACACCTCTGCAAGGAGCATCCTGGAATAAACCCACGACTACAACCTGCTCGCTGCTCCAGCCATCAGATACAAACACACGGACACCCTGAGTGTCAACACATTTCACTAcatggtcttttttctttttcacttaaaaaaaatttttttaatttatttatattttaaatttttactttttggccacgccacatggcatgtgggatcttagtttcccgaaccagggatctaacccgcgccccctgcagttggaagcgcggagtctcaaccgctggaccaccagggaagtcgttTTTCACGTTTTATtacagaaattttcaaacattccCCCAAACAGAGAGAACAGTAAGATGAATCCACATGTTCCCATCATCCGGTTTTAACACTGCCAACGATGGGAGACCTGGTTtcatctccttcccccacccccttcagctTTGCTGGAGATTTAGAATGACTCCCCAGCACCATGTCATGTCACCCACCAATATCTCAGTAGGCATCCATggcaggctttttaaaaaaattattattactttttaccATGACCGTTATCATTCCTAACAAAATGAACAATGATTCCTTAATATCATCCAAGCGTCTATACTCAAgttttctcgggcttccctggtggcacagtggttgagagtccgcctgccgatgcaggggacacgccgcggagcggctgggcccgtgagccatggccgctgagcctgtgcgtccggaatctgcgctccgcaacgggagaggccacaacagagaggcccgcgtacggcaaaaaaaaaaaaaaaaaaaagttttctccatTATCTGAAAAGTGTCATTTAACTGTTGGTTTGTCTGGACCAAGAAAGACCCAAACACTGTCTGTGCGCTGCATTTGGTTGTTAGGCCTCTTTCGTTCTGTGGCAACCTCTCCACCTTCCCTTTATCTCCAGGGCACGGACAGGATGGAGAACTCAGGTCACCCCCTGTGCGTCCTGTAAACCGGCAGAGTGAAAGGCTCGGTTCGATTCCGATTAGGCAGGAGCGCTTCACAGGTGGTGCAACGTACATCCGACCGTGTCACACACGCGGCCTGGAGCTCAGCCGGGCCACCCTCGGTAGGTTCCCCTGCTGTTGGCACCTCAGTTATAAAGTCCCCCGCAACCATGCTCATGAGGTTTTCTCATCCCCTGATGACTGCTGCCTGGACTCATAACCTCATCAAAGTCGCCAACCTAGTGATTTTCTAACTGACATTCCTTCTGCATTTAGTAGCTGgaatttttctatataaaaaacatcttattgggcttccctggtggcacagtggttgagaatccgcctgccgatgcaggggacgcggcttcgtgccccggtccgggaagatcccacatgccgcggagcggctgggcccgtgagccgtggccgctgaggctgcgcgtccggagcctgtgctccgcaacgggagaggccacagcagtgagaggcccgcgtaccgcaaaaaaaaaaaaaaaacacacatcttATTTTTCAACTACCTGGTCTCCCTGAAACATGCTTTGTTACAGGAAAGGAGCGATAAATAtgtgattcttttatttatcaaGTCTTAGAGTGATGAGTTGGTACCCCAGCAACTGCCAAAGGTGAACAACCACCCACGTGTTTTTTGTTCGTTCATTTGTGGTTTTTAAACATGACTTTCAATCAACTGCAGCCATTCAGTACATGAGTCGGATAGATCTGGGTTGAAATTCCAACTCCACCGTTATCCAGCACCATAATCTTAGGCAAGTGACTTGTCGGTAAAAGGGAGTTAATGCAACCTGAGGCCATAGGGACACTGGGTGGATGAAATGTGATGACACACATGCTTcccttagcccagtgcctggcacacagtaagtgctcagtaaagaaCAGCCATGGATGTTCTTACCGTATTACTGTAAGCCTCTGGCACACAATTCGTGTCAGTGTTTGGCACTGATTTTCAAGACCTTTCAGTTCTGTGGCAGGAAGTAAGCACATTTAAATCAGGGAGCAGGATAAAGAGGGAAGTGCAGCCCTGCTGCTGGTCTTGATTTTACCAAGGGGAGATTAGAATCAGGTGCTGATATTCTGGGGGAACCAGATGGAAACTCAGAAACTTTGTGGGTTCTTTTCctagtgaggaaactgagggctaGATCAGATCTACCAGCTATGAGTAATACTACTGGATACTGAACCCAGACCCCAAATATTGTATCCAAGAAGGCAGGGGTGGTAACTGGGGGTAAACTGTCCACAGCAACCCTGTAGCTTCAAAAACTATGAGCTGATAAGATCTGACCTTTGAAAGTATGAAGGAGGAGAGACCTTTCTTCAAAGTAAACTAAGATGCAGGTATTTTATGTACTTGCTTTGCCAGCTGCTCTTTGCTCCATTCTTCCATCTACAGCAAACTCGGGGTCAGAGATGGAGCCACTAATTACACATGCTTAAACAGGGCTGATTTTAAGCAAACATACAGAGTCCACAGAAATGTGTTCAGTCATGCTAATGAACACAGAGAAAGGACACAGCACTTTACTAAAACAAACAGTCTTCCAGTTTTTAAGTGCTATACAGATTGTAACAAACcgcattttaaattaattacaggaGTATCATCTTTCTGGCTGATTTTATGAAATCAGGACCCTAAATGCTCTCAAACATCACAGAGCTGACCACACGTTTATCTGGTCAGCTTGAGCTCACCTGTCCCTGGGTAAAGGCTCCAGGAATGACCGCATGACCCTAAATGAATAGGCGACCCTAAACTCACCCTTCCTTGTGTGATAAGACACTTGTTGGAGGTGCCAGGACCCGACCTCGGAATGTCCCTGGGGCAGCAACCAGTGCACCCCCAGTCATGGTGGGGGGACTTCCCAGGATCACTGGGGCCCCACGGCAGCTAGACCAGGACTTGGCCCTGGGCCTCCTTGCCCAACTGGTTCAACAAATTGAGAGGAAAATGCAGAATGAGAACTCCCTTGGCTCTATAGTATATcaatataaagacattttcagccaCTTAGTTGTCAAAAAGGAACGacaatgcaaat from Physeter macrocephalus isolate SW-GA unplaced genomic scaffold, ASM283717v5 random_655, whole genome shotgun sequence carries:
- the LOC102986753 gene encoding multivesicular body subunit 12B, whose translation is MKLIDIKDTLPVGFIPIQETVDTQEVAFRKKRLCIKFIPRDSTEAAICDIRIMGRTKQAPPQYTFIGELNSMGIWYRMGRVPRSHDSSQPTTPSQSSAASTPAPSLPRHVSLTLPATFRGRNSTRADCECQLSNLCAMSGGLFPAGTRPSLSSVSP